Proteins encoded together in one Candidatus Neomarinimicrobiota bacterium window:
- a CDS encoding TIGR02206 family membrane protein: MRESVHRYLYTFDSFEMFGSQHLWALSISLVLFIAIPIYAKQKLNPSQQDRFGAVIGFLVMGNYIVWVGLELIAGTFDLKLHLPFHLCRFANLIIPFVMLKKNFRVYEVLYFWGFSGMFQAAITPDISQAFPHFHFIRFWIGHNGLILALIYATVVYEMKPTIISLKRAFIGLNAFFLLTIPVNLILDANYFWIRGKPVNDLGEHIPSLLDYLGPWPWYILSAEFVALAHFAVAYLPIYFIKKRNVT; this comes from the coding sequence GTGCGCGAGTCCGTCCACCGATACCTATACACGTTTGACTCGTTCGAAATGTTTGGAAGTCAGCATCTGTGGGCGCTTTCCATTTCATTGGTATTGTTCATCGCAATTCCGATCTATGCGAAGCAAAAACTTAATCCATCTCAACAGGATCGTTTCGGCGCGGTAATCGGTTTCCTTGTAATGGGAAACTACATCGTGTGGGTTGGGCTGGAATTGATAGCAGGAACCTTCGATTTAAAACTTCACCTTCCGTTTCATCTTTGTAGGTTCGCTAACTTAATTATTCCGTTTGTCATGCTGAAAAAGAATTTCAGGGTGTACGAAGTGCTGTATTTTTGGGGTTTTTCCGGCATGTTTCAAGCAGCGATTACACCGGATATTTCGCAGGCCTTTCCGCATTTTCATTTTATCCGGTTTTGGATTGGACATAATGGACTTATTCTTGCCTTGATTTATGCAACAGTAGTGTATGAAATGAAACCAACTATCATAAGCCTCAAACGAGCGTTTATTGGGTTAAATGCCTTTTTTCTGTTAACCATTCCTGTGAATCTTATTCTCGACGCGAATTATTTCTGGATCCGTGGCAAACCGGTGAACGATCTTGGCGAACACATTCCATCCTTGTTGGATTATTTAGGACCGTGGCCATGGTATATATTGTCGGCGGAATTTGTGGCACTGGCGCATTTTGCTGTAGCTTATCTTCCGATTTATTTCATTAAAAAAAGAAACGTCACTTAA
- a CDS encoding class GN sortase, protein MTKLYRFVPTLLILLGFILVGKSTYYYGKGKLASILLEKAWERTKSEKTVQNPWEWADTHPVGKLTINSVGIENVVLGGVSGEALAFGPGHLSNSSRPGSSGNIVIAGHRDSFFRPLKDIKIGDTIELESTFATQSFTVSEVRPVFGDDIYWIDETENDCITLITCYPFNHVGKARDRFIVRGLIVD, encoded by the coding sequence TTTATTTTGGTCGGGAAATCCACCTATTACTATGGAAAGGGGAAATTGGCCTCGATATTGCTGGAAAAGGCATGGGAACGGACAAAATCTGAAAAGACTGTGCAGAATCCATGGGAATGGGCGGACACGCATCCGGTGGGAAAATTGACCATAAATTCAGTTGGAATTGAGAATGTAGTATTGGGCGGTGTCTCCGGTGAAGCACTGGCGTTTGGACCGGGGCATCTTTCAAACTCGTCTCGACCCGGCAGTAGTGGCAATATCGTCATTGCTGGGCACCGCGATAGTTTTTTTCGTCCGCTAAAAGACATTAAAATCGGCGACACGATTGAGCTTGAATCTACATTTGCAACTCAATCATTCACTGTGAGCGAAGTCCGCCCAGTCTTCGGCGATGATATTTACTGGATTGATGAAACAGAAAATGACTGCATTACCCTCATTACCTGTTATCCGTTTAATCATGTAGGAAAAGCCAGAGACAGATTTATTGTGCGGGGATTAATTGTGGATTGA